The proteins below are encoded in one region of Pirellulales bacterium:
- a CDS encoding DUF6666 family protein, translating to MRYSLRPGIVALAFFVGLASLRSAAAQTPACIRLPAPVGVSSRAQFSSVADIIGRDSNMAASGQPAIATVSSAQANEPQLPELIDTPPVELGPRGDRARGHDHAQALPAMCDACPNYVFNGFVSYDSFKGVADGGWQNNGVVAGFNLGTRLGVLSDLTGIGFQIGASIGVFDWSGADYRPFTPDSAQTQGFFTFGMFRRAVEGSRWTGAYVQDTMYNNNFGIFGQNPMLIQMRGQLGYCTSAWNEFGIWGTMRGFGQTLIVPTIGPVRWQPVQQLNVYWHHKWFMGGPDTWFWVGRPEQSRITRDGSLGDYLAGAAATAPLSDRVSIFALATYMHPSAAPGPDASIDEAWNFTIGLAFYPKPNARSTTVAGRCWAPLLPVANNGYFLTDTNFSKFGPT from the coding sequence GTGCGCTACAGTCTCCGTCCGGGTATCGTAGCCCTGGCATTTTTCGTCGGACTGGCGAGTCTGCGCTCTGCCGCCGCACAAACGCCAGCCTGCATCCGCTTGCCCGCCCCGGTGGGCGTCTCTTCGCGTGCGCAATTCTCGTCGGTGGCCGACATCATCGGCCGCGATTCGAACATGGCGGCGTCCGGCCAGCCTGCGATCGCGACGGTGTCGAGCGCGCAGGCGAATGAGCCGCAACTGCCCGAACTCATCGATACGCCCCCCGTCGAACTTGGGCCGCGCGGCGACCGTGCGCGTGGTCACGATCATGCACAGGCGCTCCCGGCCATGTGCGATGCCTGCCCGAATTACGTTTTCAACGGCTTTGTCAGCTACGACTCGTTCAAAGGAGTGGCCGACGGCGGCTGGCAGAATAATGGCGTTGTCGCCGGGTTCAACCTCGGTACCCGGCTGGGCGTGCTCAGCGACCTGACGGGTATCGGCTTTCAAATCGGCGCGAGCATCGGCGTCTTCGATTGGTCAGGCGCCGATTATCGTCCCTTCACGCCCGATTCGGCGCAAACGCAAGGCTTCTTCACCTTCGGAATGTTTCGCCGCGCGGTCGAGGGCTCGCGATGGACCGGAGCGTACGTGCAAGACACGATGTACAACAACAATTTCGGCATCTTCGGCCAGAACCCGATGCTGATCCAGATGCGCGGCCAGCTCGGCTACTGCACAAGCGCCTGGAACGAGTTCGGCATCTGGGGCACGATGCGCGGCTTTGGCCAAACGTTGATCGTGCCCACCATCGGCCCCGTGCGCTGGCAGCCGGTGCAGCAATTGAACGTCTACTGGCATCACAAATGGTTCATGGGCGGACCCGATACCTGGTTCTGGGTGGGCCGGCCCGAACAGTCGCGCATCACGCGGGACGGCAGCTTGGGCGATTACCTGGCCGGCGCGGCGGCCACGGCGCCGTTGAGCGATCGCGTCTCGATCTTTGCGCTGGCGACTTACATGCATCCCTCGGCCGCGCCCGGGCCCGACGCTTCGATCGACGAAGCATGGAACTTTACGATCGGCCTGGCTTTCTATCCGAAGCCGAACGCCCGCTCGACCACCGTGGCCGGCCGCTGCTGGGCACCGCTCTTGCCCGTGGCCAATAACGGCTATTTCCTGACAGACACGAACTTCAGCAAGTTCGGGCCGACGTAG
- a CDS encoding DUF721 domain-containing protein, which translates to MSNRRPQKISDVLADLMAQRGYARDRSSADLAEAWQEAAGELIARHSRVGLVRQGRLEVTVAHSALVQELTFQKAAILTQLRERLPHEHIADLRFRVGPTE; encoded by the coding sequence GTGTCGAATCGACGACCGCAAAAGATTTCCGACGTGCTGGCCGACTTGATGGCGCAGCGCGGCTATGCGCGCGATCGCTCGTCGGCCGACCTGGCCGAGGCGTGGCAGGAGGCGGCAGGAGAATTGATCGCCCGGCACAGCCGCGTAGGCCTGGTTCGGCAGGGTCGATTGGAGGTCACGGTGGCCCATTCGGCACTGGTCCAAGAGCTAACCTTTCAGAAGGCGGCCATCCTCACGCAGTTGCGCGAGCGGCTGCCGCACGAACACATTGCCGACCTGCGATTTCGGGTTGGCCCAACGGAGTGA
- a CDS encoding cysteine desulfurase family protein, protein MTPGTQQIYLDHNATSHLLPQAAEAMARVHEARLGNPASPHWAGRKARQILEDSRDAIAEFLGARSGSTAADRVIFTSGGTESNNLALWGLAGPKPAHAIVSAIEHPSLAGPADELRHRGWVVDLLPVSATGVIEVEALVDLLRPDTRLVSLMLANNETGVVQPVARAAEICASRGIPLHTDAVQAAGKLPIDIAALGVAALSASAHKFGGPTGVGLLLVRHEFVLKPLHHGGFQQAGLRPGTEPVALVAGMHAALACWQREREAHAARLASLRDEFEARLRAGWPELIVNGGAAARLPHVSNVSFPGLDRQALVMALDLAGVSCSTGSACASGSSEPSPTLVAMGCSRTVFDSALRFSLGATTTAAEMAEATDRILKVCNELRAGKLGRKIPLSGRREGANLVH, encoded by the coding sequence CGCCGGGCACACAGCAAATCTATCTTGACCATAATGCCACTTCGCACCTGCTGCCGCAGGCCGCCGAGGCTATGGCGCGCGTTCACGAAGCGCGCCTCGGTAATCCGGCCAGCCCGCATTGGGCCGGGCGCAAGGCACGGCAAATTCTCGAAGATTCCCGCGATGCGATCGCAGAATTCCTGGGTGCCCGATCCGGCTCGACGGCGGCGGACCGTGTGATTTTCACCAGCGGCGGCACCGAGTCGAACAATCTGGCGCTATGGGGTCTCGCGGGACCCAAACCGGCGCATGCGATCGTGTCGGCCATTGAACATCCGTCACTGGCCGGCCCGGCTGACGAGCTGCGGCATCGCGGCTGGGTCGTGGATCTGCTGCCCGTCTCGGCAACCGGCGTGATCGAGGTCGAGGCCCTGGTCGATTTGCTGCGTCCCGACACGCGGTTGGTCAGCCTGATGCTCGCCAATAACGAAACGGGGGTGGTGCAGCCGGTGGCTCGCGCCGCCGAGATCTGCGCCAGCCGTGGCATTCCCTTGCACACCGACGCGGTACAGGCGGCCGGCAAGCTGCCGATCGACATTGCCGCTCTGGGCGTCGCCGCCTTGAGCGCTAGCGCCCATAAATTCGGCGGTCCAACGGGGGTGGGTTTGCTGTTGGTCCGACATGAGTTCGTACTAAAACCGCTGCACCACGGCGGTTTTCAGCAGGCTGGACTACGACCCGGAACGGAACCGGTCGCGCTGGTGGCCGGCATGCACGCGGCGCTTGCGTGTTGGCAGCGTGAGCGAGAAGCACACGCGGCGCGCCTGGCGTCCCTGCGCGATGAATTCGAAGCCCGTCTGCGCGCCGGCTGGCCCGAGCTGATCGTCAACGGCGGCGCCGCGGCACGGCTACCGCACGTTAGCAACGTCTCATTCCCGGGCCTGGACCGGCAGGCCCTGGTCATGGCCCTCGACCTGGCGGGGGTCAGTTGTTCGACCGGTTCGGCCTGCGCCAGTGGGTCAAGCGAACCCTCGCCGACGCTGGTGGCGATGGGGTGTTCGCGGACCGTTTTCGACAGCGCGCTGCGGTTCAGTTTGGGGGCTACGACCACGGCCGCCGAAATGGCCGAAGCGACGGATCGCATCTTGAAGGTTTGCAACGAGTTGCGGGCAGGAAAATTGGGGCGAAAAATCCCCTTAAGCGGTCGCCGGGAGGGAGCAAATTTGGTACATTGA
- the dnaN gene encoding DNA polymerase III subunit beta yields the protein MKLTCDREKMLNAFQSAAAVAPARSPKPILQNVKLDARGDGGVVLATDLEIGIRVEVPGITAEAPGSVVLPIGRFGSILRESGDATLRLESDGSGVVVRGEHSEFRLPAENPAEFPAVADFSESKYHVVPARVLSQIIRRTTFATDNESSRYALGGVLVELSADKITAVGTDGRRLAMMEAPAQSVGGHATGDNMTIVPARSMHLMEKILTEPDAEIQIAARANEILVKSPRATLYSRLVEGRFPKWREVFPKRPDAVKIELSVGPLYSAVRQAMIVTSEESRGVDFTFGQGKVILAGRAPEVGQSRVELPVAYDGAAVSISLDPRFFNDFLKVLEPEATFTLELKDAESAAVCHTSDGYSYVIMPLARDR from the coding sequence ATGAAGCTGACATGTGATCGCGAAAAGATGTTGAATGCGTTTCAAAGCGCCGCGGCCGTAGCCCCTGCGCGCAGCCCCAAACCGATCCTGCAAAACGTCAAGCTCGATGCCCGCGGCGACGGCGGCGTCGTGCTGGCCACGGACCTGGAAATAGGGATCCGCGTCGAAGTGCCGGGCATCACGGCCGAGGCTCCGGGCAGCGTGGTGCTGCCAATTGGCCGCTTCGGGTCGATTCTGCGCGAAAGTGGCGATGCGACCTTGCGGCTCGAATCCGACGGCAGCGGCGTCGTCGTCCGCGGCGAGCACAGCGAGTTTCGCCTGCCGGCCGAGAATCCGGCCGAGTTTCCCGCGGTGGCGGATTTCAGCGAATCGAAGTACCACGTCGTGCCGGCGCGCGTCCTCTCGCAGATCATCCGTCGCACAACCTTTGCCACCGATAATGAAAGCAGCCGATACGCTTTGGGTGGCGTGCTCGTCGAACTCTCGGCCGACAAGATCACGGCCGTGGGCACCGACGGGCGCCGCCTGGCCATGATGGAGGCGCCGGCGCAAAGCGTCGGCGGCCACGCGACGGGCGACAACATGACCATCGTGCCCGCGCGCAGCATGCACCTGATGGAAAAAATTCTCACCGAGCCGGATGCCGAAATTCAGATCGCGGCGCGTGCCAATGAAATTCTGGTGAAAAGCCCGCGGGCGACGCTCTACTCGCGCTTGGTCGAGGGGCGCTTTCCCAAGTGGCGCGAAGTGTTTCCCAAGCGGCCTGATGCGGTGAAGATCGAGCTGTCGGTCGGCCCGCTCTATTCGGCCGTCCGCCAGGCGATGATCGTGACCAGCGAAGAAAGCCGTGGCGTCGATTTCACCTTCGGCCAGGGAAAGGTAATTCTCGCCGGCCGCGCGCCCGAGGTGGGTCAATCGCGCGTCGAGCTACCGGTCGCGTACGACGGCGCCGCGGTATCGATCAGCCTCGACCCGCGGTTCTTCAACGATTTTCTCAAGGTGCTCGAGCCGGAAGCGACGTTCACGCTCGAGCTGAAAGATGCCGAAAGCGCGGCGGTGTGCCACACCAGCGACGGTTATTCGTACGTGATCATGCCGCTGGCGCGCGACCGCTAG
- a CDS encoding HD domain-containing phosphohydrolase has protein sequence MPHACSCTAALGPACSQPDGAGRLIVGSEIRFSEIISALSVALDVTQGNPQGHCMRSALVSMRLAEELQLGSSDRSALFYAVLLKDVGCSSNAAKISYLFGADDHQVKNSIRLTNWTSAGENLKNCWRQCAPEGSTLDKLLQMAALVRSGIKGAKKLSQTRCERGASIARMLRLPESTARAILDLDEHWDGRGHPWGRRGEEISLLGRVCCLAQTVELFFTTYGLAAAIEVARERSGTWFDPELVDIVESLSTDTSFWARLTCTDLPAELSRWEPEDKPLLADEACLDRVAEAFANVVDAKSPWTYQHSIRVADITVGIARQFSCGTDLLRDMRRAALLHDIGKLGVSNLILDKPGKPDDDELAQIRRHPDYSQQILQKVDAFSALAEVAGAHHERLDGQGYHRQLPEEVLPWATRVLTVADVCEALTARRPYRRALSWSQAREIMFADAGAGFDHDCLHALGNWYDEVEMQSRVDEQLQAVERLVAEL, from the coding sequence ATGCCCCACGCCTGCAGTTGTACGGCCGCACTTGGACCAGCGTGTAGTCAGCCCGACGGCGCCGGCCGTCTGATCGTGGGAAGCGAGATCCGCTTTTCCGAGATCATATCGGCCTTGTCGGTGGCGCTCGACGTCACGCAGGGCAACCCGCAAGGCCACTGCATGCGTTCGGCCCTCGTCAGCATGCGGCTGGCCGAAGAGTTACAACTAGGGTCGTCGGATCGATCGGCTCTCTTCTACGCCGTATTGCTCAAGGATGTTGGCTGTTCCAGCAACGCCGCGAAGATCTCTTACCTGTTCGGCGCGGACGACCATCAGGTCAAGAATTCGATCCGCCTGACGAACTGGACGAGTGCCGGCGAGAATCTGAAAAACTGCTGGCGGCAGTGTGCTCCGGAAGGTTCGACACTCGACAAGCTGCTGCAGATGGCGGCGCTCGTGCGCAGCGGCATCAAAGGGGCGAAGAAACTTTCGCAAACCCGCTGCGAGCGCGGCGCATCGATTGCCCGCATGCTGCGCTTGCCCGAGTCCACGGCCCGCGCGATTCTCGACCTCGACGAGCACTGGGACGGCCGTGGGCATCCGTGGGGGCGGCGCGGGGAAGAGATTTCCCTGTTGGGGCGTGTCTGTTGCCTGGCACAAACGGTCGAGCTGTTCTTTACCACGTACGGTTTAGCTGCGGCCATCGAGGTGGCGCGCGAGCGGAGCGGCACCTGGTTCGATCCCGAGCTGGTCGACATCGTGGAATCGCTGAGCACCGACACGTCCTTCTGGGCGCGGCTCACTTGCACGGACTTGCCAGCCGAGCTTAGCCGATGGGAGCCCGAGGATAAGCCGCTGTTGGCCGACGAGGCGTGCCTGGACCGCGTGGCCGAGGCGTTTGCCAACGTGGTCGATGCCAAGAGCCCCTGGACGTATCAGCACTCGATCCGCGTGGCGGATATCACGGTCGGCATCGCGCGGCAGTTCTCTTGTGGCACGGATTTGCTGCGCGACATGCGCCGCGCGGCGCTCTTGCACGATATCGGCAAGCTGGGCGTGTCGAACCTGATTCTCGACAAGCCCGGCAAGCCCGACGACGACGAGCTTGCGCAGATTCGCCGGCATCCCGATTACTCGCAACAGATTTTGCAGAAGGTCGACGCCTTTAGCGCACTGGCCGAAGTGGCCGGCGCGCATCACGAGCGTTTGGATGGCCAGGGCTATCACCGGCAATTGCCCGAAGAAGTGTTGCCGTGGGCGACGCGCGTGCTGACCGTGGCCGACGTGTGCGAGGCGCTGACGGCGCGTCGCCCTTACCGGCGGGCACTCTCCTGGTCGCAAGCACGAGAGATCATGTTCGCCGATGCTGGCGCTGGCTTCGACCACGATTGCTTGCACGCTCTTGGGAATTGGTACGACGAAGTCGAGATGCAGTCGCGCGTCGACGAGCAACTGCAGGCGGTCGAGCGGCTCGTGGCCGAGCTCTAG
- a CDS encoding site-specific DNA-methyltransferase, protein MAKIHGINDVVQGDCIERMQSLPAGAVDLVFADPPFNIGYEYDVYEDRKERDDYLAWSRKWISAVHRVLKPDGTFWLAIGDEYAAELKIASQEIGFTCRSWVIWYYTFGVNCTNKFSRSHAHLFYFVKDPARFTFRAEELENRVPSARQLVYADKRANPNGRLPDDTWVLRPQDLAECFTTGEDTWYVPRVAGTFKERAGFHGCQMPEQLLGRIIRLCSHEGEIVLDPFSGSATTVAVAKKLGRRHMGIDLSAEYVTRGRARLDGIAVGDALDGAPEPTMSAPATPKNGAAKKRVQQPKKTRTRERV, encoded by the coding sequence GTGGCGAAGATCCACGGAATCAACGACGTTGTGCAAGGAGATTGCATCGAGCGGATGCAGTCGCTGCCGGCCGGCGCGGTCGACCTGGTGTTCGCCGATCCGCCGTTCAACATCGGCTACGAGTACGACGTCTACGAGGACCGCAAAGAGCGCGACGACTATCTCGCGTGGTCGCGCAAGTGGATCAGCGCCGTGCATCGCGTGCTGAAGCCGGACGGCACGTTTTGGCTGGCCATCGGTGACGAGTACGCCGCCGAGTTGAAAATCGCCAGCCAGGAAATCGGCTTCACCTGCCGTAGCTGGGTGATCTGGTATTACACGTTCGGCGTGAATTGCACGAACAAGTTCAGCCGCTCGCACGCGCACTTGTTCTACTTCGTGAAGGATCCGGCGCGATTCACCTTCCGGGCCGAGGAACTAGAGAATCGCGTCCCTTCGGCGCGGCAACTGGTGTACGCCGACAAGCGCGCCAATCCCAACGGCCGGCTGCCCGACGATACCTGGGTCTTGCGACCGCAAGATCTGGCCGAATGCTTCACCACCGGCGAAGACACCTGGTACGTCCCGCGCGTGGCGGGCACGTTCAAAGAGCGAGCCGGATTTCACGGCTGCCAGATGCCCGAGCAACTCTTGGGGCGGATCATCCGGCTTTGCTCGCATGAAGGCGAGATCGTCCTCGACCCGTTCAGCGGCAGTGCCACGACCGTGGCCGTGGCCAAGAAGCTCGGCCGGCGGCACATGGGCATCGATCTGTCGGCCGAATACGTCACCCGCGGCCGCGCCCGATTGGACGGAATCGCCGTGGGCGACGCGCTGGATGGCGCACCCGAGCCGACAATGAGCGCGCCGGCGACGCCGAAAAATGGCGCGGCCAAAAAGCGCGTTCAGCAGCCGAAGAAGACGCGGACGCGCGAGCGGGTGTGA
- a CDS encoding DNA gyrase subunit B encodes MPEYRKVESEYGADQLEHLSDLEHVRERPSMYIGDTGARGLHHLVYEVVDNSIDEAMAGHAHTVSVTINIDGSVTVEDDGRGIPVEQHPDLGFSTLQGVMTVLKFGGKFSKGAYQTSGGLHGVGVTVVNFLSEWCEVEVRRKGHVYQQEYERGEPTTEVRRIGTTDKVGTKTTFKPDPQIFGNNKFVYNTLYKRLQELAFLNRGVRINFSDQRTGEGDSFQYKRGIIEFVQHLNRATEPLHAEVVYITGDYDGIGLEVALQYSSEYTENVHSYVNNIATTEGGTHLSGFRTALTRTLNNYGKKENLFKDLAPTGEDFREGLTAVISLRVPEPQFEGQTKTKLGNSEVEGIVNSAVGDFLSRFLEENPKTAKVIAQKGLLAAEARESARKARLMVRERKGALSGGGLPGKLRDCSSRDVERCELYLVEGDSAGGSAEGGRLREFQAILPLRGKIINAFKSREDKVLANEEVRSIISAIGSGIGEEMNLGKRRYNKIVIMTDADVDGSHIRTLLLTFFYRQMYPLVKGGHVFVAQPPLFRVKSKKDTYYVQTDEEMRGQLLELGLQDAVFEPGDDRKIEGAEMKKLSQTLATLEESLVALERRGISLRQHAVRQDPVSGRLPVYHVYLGAHEHWFTTREELDKFVADKEAAGGKELTVTDRPGGKPAAPHADAEHTNGDASHRLHIVELHEVRSINKALADLAAMGFDIQSLIPQERTGTEEPRYILRRGESEIGIEDLRSLLSAIRSAGERGLAITRFKGLGEMNAEELRDTTLNPENRTLLQVRMEDVSGADELFRVLMGDKVEPRREFIEKHALEVRNLDV; translated from the coding sequence ATGCCGGAATATCGCAAGGTGGAATCCGAATACGGCGCCGATCAGCTCGAGCACTTAAGCGACCTGGAGCACGTGCGCGAGCGGCCCAGCATGTACATCGGCGATACCGGCGCGCGTGGCTTGCACCACCTGGTTTACGAAGTCGTCGACAATTCGATCGACGAGGCCATGGCCGGCCACGCGCATACCGTGAGCGTGACGATCAATATCGATGGGTCGGTCACGGTCGAGGACGATGGCCGCGGCATCCCCGTCGAACAACATCCGGATCTCGGCTTTTCCACGCTGCAGGGCGTGATGACCGTGCTCAAGTTCGGTGGCAAGTTCTCGAAAGGGGCTTATCAAACCTCGGGCGGTTTGCACGGCGTCGGCGTCACGGTCGTCAATTTCCTTTCGGAATGGTGCGAAGTCGAGGTGCGCCGCAAGGGGCACGTCTATCAGCAGGAGTACGAACGCGGCGAGCCGACGACCGAAGTGCGCCGCATCGGCACCACGGACAAGGTCGGCACGAAGACCACGTTCAAGCCCGACCCGCAGATCTTCGGCAACAATAAGTTCGTCTACAACACGCTCTACAAGCGGTTGCAGGAACTGGCGTTCTTGAATCGCGGCGTGCGCATCAACTTCAGCGATCAGCGCACCGGCGAAGGGGATTCGTTCCAGTACAAGCGCGGCATCATCGAGTTCGTTCAGCACTTGAACCGCGCCACCGAGCCCTTGCACGCCGAGGTGGTGTACATCACCGGCGATTACGACGGCATCGGCCTGGAAGTGGCGCTGCAGTACTCCTCGGAATACACCGAGAACGTTCATTCGTACGTCAACAATATCGCCACCACCGAGGGCGGCACGCACCTCTCCGGCTTCCGCACGGCGCTCACGCGCACGCTGAACAACTACGGCAAGAAGGAGAATCTCTTCAAGGACCTCGCGCCGACGGGCGAGGATTTCCGCGAGGGCCTCACGGCCGTGATATCGCTGCGCGTGCCCGAGCCGCAATTCGAAGGGCAAACCAAAACCAAGCTCGGCAACAGCGAAGTGGAAGGGATCGTCAACTCGGCGGTGGGCGATTTCCTCAGCCGCTTCCTGGAAGAGAATCCGAAAACGGCCAAGGTCATCGCCCAGAAGGGTCTGCTCGCGGCCGAGGCGCGCGAAAGCGCCCGCAAGGCGCGCCTCATGGTGCGCGAACGCAAGGGCGCCCTTTCCGGCGGCGGGCTGCCTGGCAAGCTGCGCGACTGCTCGAGCCGCGACGTGGAACGCTGCGAGCTGTACCTGGTCGAAGGTGATTCGGCCGGCGGCAGCGCCGAAGGGGGCCGCCTGCGCGAGTTCCAGGCCATCCTCCCTTTGCGTGGCAAGATCATCAACGCCTTCAAATCGCGCGAAGACAAGGTGCTGGCCAACGAAGAAGTCCGCAGCATCATTTCCGCGATCGGCTCCGGCATCGGCGAGGAAATGAACCTCGGCAAGCGCCGCTACAACAAGATCGTGATCATGACCGACGCCGACGTCGACGGTTCGCATATCCGCACGCTGCTCTTGACCTTCTTCTATCGGCAGATGTATCCGCTCGTGAAAGGCGGGCACGTTTTCGTCGCGCAGCCACCACTGTTCCGCGTGAAGTCGAAGAAGGACACCTACTACGTCCAGACCGACGAAGAGATGCGCGGCCAGCTCTTGGAACTCGGCCTGCAAGACGCCGTCTTCGAGCCGGGCGACGATCGCAAAATCGAAGGCGCCGAGATGAAGAAACTTTCGCAGACCTTGGCCACGCTCGAAGAATCGCTCGTGGCGCTCGAGCGCCGCGGCATCAGCCTGCGGCAGCACGCCGTACGACAGGATCCGGTCTCGGGCCGGCTGCCGGTCTATCACGTGTATCTGGGCGCGCACGAGCATTGGTTTACCACACGCGAGGAGCTCGACAAGTTCGTGGCCGATAAAGAGGCCGCCGGCGGCAAAGAGCTGACGGTCACGGACCGCCCCGGCGGCAAGCCCGCCGCGCCGCATGCCGATGCCGAGCACACCAACGGCGACGCCTCGCACCGGCTGCACATCGTCGAACTGCACGAGGTCCGCTCGATCAACAAGGCGCTTGCCGACCTGGCCGCAATGGGCTTCGACATCCAATCGCTCATTCCGCAGGAGCGCACCGGCACCGAAGAGCCGCGCTACATCCTGCGGCGCGGCGAAAGTGAAATCGGCATCGAGGATCTGCGCAGCCTGCTCTCGGCCATCCGCTCGGCCGGCGAACGCGGCCTGGCCATCACCCGCTTCAAGGGCTTGGGCGAAATGAACGCCGAAGAGCTGCGCGACACCACGCTCAACCCCGAGAACCGCACGCTTTTGCAAGTGCGGATGGAAGACGTCTCGGGCGCGGACGAGCTGTTCCGCGTCTTGATGGGAGACAAAGTCGAACCCCGCCGCGAGTTCATCGAGAAACACGCGTTGGAAGTGCGGAATCTGGATGTGTAG
- a CDS encoding DnaA/Hda family protein: MPDRALVTPLAEGSFALALSNQTGANGTGWCSRFLAGPENALLVTAVGDLFTAPADSYNPLILHGPTGVGKSHLAHGIAERFAQVHPSSSVVCETGADFARTYAEAVESRSVPAWREERRFAALYVLDNLDELSDRSAAQIELLHTIDALLQGGNRLLVTARQLPGRIPHLHPGAVSRLSAGLSVALPLPGLAARGIALATMARERQLSIADDALRLLAERVEGTMPELAGSLVELATSVGKARIDREAVQTLLRKRAPARQATIRDIATRTARHYALPLGDLRGPSRRQNVALARSVAMFLARQMTDNTLGAVGKYFGGRDHTTVLHGCRKMEELIARDAEVRQTVSELQSALARN, encoded by the coding sequence GTGCCCGACCGAGCCCTCGTGACACCGCTGGCAGAAGGAAGTTTCGCGCTGGCGCTGTCAAATCAAACCGGGGCGAACGGAACTGGCTGGTGCAGCCGGTTTCTCGCTGGTCCGGAGAACGCCCTTCTGGTGACCGCTGTTGGGGATCTGTTCACTGCGCCCGCTGATTCCTACAACCCGCTCATCCTGCACGGTCCGACGGGCGTAGGAAAATCACATTTAGCGCACGGCATTGCCGAGCGTTTTGCGCAGGTACATCCGAGCAGCTCGGTCGTATGCGAAACGGGCGCGGACTTCGCGCGGACCTATGCCGAAGCGGTGGAATCGCGCAGCGTGCCTGCCTGGCGCGAGGAGCGCCGTTTTGCGGCCTTGTACGTGCTCGACAACCTGGACGAGCTGTCCGATCGGTCGGCGGCGCAAATCGAATTGCTGCACACGATCGATGCGCTTTTGCAAGGAGGAAACCGTCTGCTCGTTACGGCGCGGCAGCTCCCGGGCCGGATTCCGCACTTGCATCCTGGCGCGGTGAGCCGATTGTCGGCCGGTTTGAGCGTGGCATTACCTCTGCCCGGCCTGGCGGCGCGTGGCATCGCGCTGGCGACGATGGCGCGCGAGCGGCAATTGTCCATCGCTGACGACGCCCTGCGATTGCTGGCAGAACGCGTCGAAGGGACCATGCCGGAATTGGCAGGTTCGCTCGTCGAACTCGCCACGAGCGTCGGCAAGGCGCGTATCGATCGAGAAGCCGTTCAAACGTTGCTGCGTAAACGCGCGCCGGCGCGGCAGGCCACGATACGAGACATCGCGACGCGCACGGCGCGGCATTACGCCTTGCCATTGGGAGATTTACGTGGCCCGTCGCGGCGGCAGAACGTTGCGCTGGCCCGCTCGGTGGCGATGTTCCTCGCCCGGCAAATGACAGACAACACATTGGGCGCGGTCGGAAAGTATTTTGGCGGCCGCGACCATACCACGGTTCTGCACGGCTGCCGCAAGATGGAAGAGTTGATCGCGCGCGACGCGGAGGTGCGTCAGACCGTAAGCGAGTTGCAATCCGCGCTCGCCCGCAACTAG